In Phaenicophaeus curvirostris isolate KB17595 chromosome 14, BPBGC_Pcur_1.0, whole genome shotgun sequence, a single genomic region encodes these proteins:
- the VSTM2B gene encoding V-set and transmembrane domain-containing protein 2B, giving the protein MGARGPRRALRVLACAPLLLLAHAAFTQVPGDATVREGDDVELPCAFRAGGAASRSLEIQWWYLQRDPPARAKVATKDATKISTVRVQGNDISHRLRLSGVRLQDEGVYECRVSDYGDTETHEHRAQALLRVLARFTPPDVQAAEAASHIQRGTAPRRHGPAAHPTPPHGPAARPTPPHGPAKRPDLGAATTTAITAASGSPPPGQAAILRQQHRAGTGAVSAADPLLCTSLLVLHRLVQLLLNH; this is encoded by the exons ATGGGAGCGCGGGGGCCGCGCCGCGCCCTGCGGGTCCTGGCGTGCgcgccgctgctgctgctggcgcaCG CCGCCTTCACGCAGGTCCCCGGGGACGCGACCGTCCGCGAGGGAGACGACGTCGAGCTGCCCTGCGCCTTCCGCGCCGGCGGAGCCGCCTCGCGCTCGCTGGAGATCCAGTGGTGGTACCTGCAGCGGGACCCGCCCGCGCGGGCCAAG GTAGCAACTAAGGACGCGACCAAGATCAGC ACGGTCCGCGTCCAGGGCAACGACATCTCGCATCGGCTGCGGCTGTCGGGCGTGCGGCTGCAGGACGAGGGTGTCTACGAGTGCCGCGTGTCGGACTACGGCGACACCGAGACGCACGAGCACAGGGCGCAGGCGCTGCTGCGTGTCCTCGCCCGCTTCACGCCTCCTGACGTGCAGGCGGCAGAGGCGGCCTCGCACATACAGCGCGGCACGGCCCCGCGGCGGCACGGCCCCGCTGCCCACCCCACGCCGCCCCACGGCCCCGCTGCCCGCCCCACGCCGCCCCACGGCCCCGCCAAGCGACCAGACCTGGGCGCCGCCACCACCACGGCCATCACTGCGGCCTCGGGCTCCCCGCCGCCTGGGCAGGCCGCCATCCTCCgccagcagcacagggcag GTACGGGAGCCGTGTCCGCTGCAGACCCGCTGCTGTGCACGTCGCTGCTCGTCCTGCACCGGCTcgtccagctgctgctgaaccACTGA